The Perca flavescens isolate YP-PL-M2 chromosome 8, PFLA_1.0, whole genome shotgun sequence DNA window AAATCTGTGGATCCTATGGGAAACAAAATCCTGAACCTGTTAAATTCAAAGCATTTAAGCTACTTATAATAAAAATGCTAAAAGGTGATGTCTGTTTGCTctgctcagagagagagagcaatttttttaagaaacacaaacatgtgCTTTTAAGGAATACTTTGACATTTCGGTACTCAATTTCTTTCCTTGATAAAACAAAGCTACAACCAGCAGCCGGTTATCTTAGCTtggcataaagactggaaacagggggaaacagtgAGCCTGGCACTCTCTGAAGCTAATACAATGCGCCTCCCAGCACCtccaaagctcactaattaactgGTTATACCTAGTTTGTTTAAAGTTGAAACACGTTGGTTTTTGTATGGTAAAAAAGAGATATAAGAACAATTTTATTTAGTGAGCTTTAAAAGTAcgcctttggacagagccaggctgcaaaattacgaatcccactatagccacgccaagacccgccctatgaagcagctcgattggtttgGGGTTAGGcacatggacgcctggccaataaatgctattgaagggcgggtcttggcgtggccatagtgggatttgtaatatcgCAGCCAGGCTAGTTGTTTCAACCCCCCCATTTCCGTTACGCTATAAGCTATATGGGCTAACTGGCTGAAGTGTTTTCAATCTTTTCATGGTATATTTCCCAAAAACTATTCCTTCCTACTCTTTGACTAGAAAACGCTGGTGCACCATTTTTGGGACAAACGTTCACATTCAAAACTGGCAAGGGAAATCTGGATTTCTGGAAAGTTAACGTGACATACTTTACCTTCTGCTGTTtaagtgcccttgagcaagaatCCTAACCGCTCCAGCTAAAGCTGCTCATTGGCCATCAGTATAGGGCTGCAGGCGTGAAGGAGTGTGAGGTGTACATGTATGCGGCTgagaaaaagcatcaaaatgaaacctcattgtgtgtgtgtctctgtctccctggCGGCTTCAGCGTGAAGGATGTAGAGCCAGAGGGGGGGGCAGGATGGAGTGCTCCTGGAAGacggtgctgctgctggtgtgtgcgtctctTGGGGTCCAGTACACGGCCATCCGGACCCTGAGGGACTCTCTGTCTGGGCCCTGTCAGGGAACCTACCGCTGCCAGACCAGACACCACAGAGGTACACCGCGACAGCCAGTCAATTCGTCCCACATATTTGTCCTGCCTCGCTACAGGAGAGCATAATGTGTTTTTGGTATATAgatatatgtttttatgtagcctattgcaaaacaaaaaactaaaataagctAAATTGTATTAATACAAACTTTGGTTGTGCAGCGCCATGACAggacatacacagaaacacacacaatttgtAATATTAGTACTATTTTAGCAGAAAGCCTCATGCAAAGAGTTTCAGTAAAGAAAGAGCCGGGATCACAACTGTGACTGAGGCTAAGAAAAAGGAAAGTGCATCATTAAATGAGGGAATTCCCAACAAGCTGGGAGGATAGAGAAATGAAATATGTGTAATTCGTTTTACAATTATCCTCCAATTTATCTCCATTAATCCCCTCTCATAGCGCAGCTGTAGCTCGCCGGCGCTGAGCTCCTGTGTACGAGAGTAACATCCCCTTTGCAATCAACTCCTCATCAGCAGTAATTACACGTTAGCTATTTGCGCTATATTTAGAGATCCGCCATTTCATAAACCCCCTCAGTAACCACCGGCCGACAAGCAACATACTCAGGCGTGTTTACCCTCTaaattatttaaactttattggCTTGATTCAGTAGTTTACGTTCTCCTGAGCTGAAGTTATGATGAAAACcaactcattttcacttttatgagCTGAAACAACCGTTCTGAAGTGAGTGAAATAACTCCTCTTTTACCAGAACTTGAATCTAGGTCAAACACGTTGTGTGATGTGTTATTTTCGCTTATTCTAAGAAAACACCATGCAATTGATGGTAGTATCACATAATATgagttaaacatttaaaggaCATGACTTTGTCGTTTCTTTCCTCAAGACTCCAGATGGAGAGCCTTGTGTGATGACAGTTGGATGCCAGTAGAATCGCCTCGGAAGCACATCCTGCTGTTTGCCACCACGCGCAGCGGCTCCTCCTTCACCGGGCAGCTCCTCAACCAGCACCCAGGGATCTTCTATGTGTTTGAACCTCTCTACCATGTCCAGCAGGCCTTCACCAACTCCAGCAGCAGGCTGCGTCGCACCCTGGACCGCCGGGCCCTACTGGGAGCGTACAGGGACCTCCTCCTCAATCTGTACACCTGTGATCTTCACTTCATGGAGAACTACATCCGCCCGGAGCCCCGGGACCACGTCACGAGCTCCTACTTCCGCCGAAGCTCCAGCCACGCGCTCTGTTCCCCTCCCGTGTGCTCTGAAGGAGGGGACGTAGCGGCCTCTGATCTTCCCGATGAAACATGGTGTCCTAAGAAGTGCGGGGCCCTAAACCTTACCCTAGCCTCCATGTCATGTCTGTCAAGGGAACACGTAGCCATAAAGACAGTGCGGGTCCCTGAGGTGGGAGACCTGCGCACCTTGACAGAAGATCCACGCCTGGACCTGAAGATCATCCACCTGGTGAGAGACCCCAGAGCCATCCTCGCCTCACGCATGATGGCGTTTTCAGATCAATTCCGCGCTTGGAAGATATGGAACGCGACCGGGCGGCAGCCTCGATACGTGGACCTGACGCAGATCACCAGCACCTGCAAGGACATGGCTGCCTCCGCAGAAACAGGCCTGCAAAGACCGGCATGGCTGCGGGGACGCTACCTGCTGGTGCGGTACGAGGACCTGGCGTTCAAACCGAAGGACAAGGCCACGGAGATCTACAGGTTTGTGGGGCTGGAGATGGAGGACAGGGTGCGGCTGTGGATTGCAAAGAACACCAACAGTAACGGGTCGTCTCCGTCAGAGTGGAACTACAGGTACTCCACCACCAGAGACTCCAGGGCGACAGCAGAGAGCTGGAGGCGTCGTCTGGGCTTTGACATCGTGAGGACCGTGCAGAATCTGTGCAACGACACTCTGGCCCTGCTGGGATACAAGCAGGTTCACTCTGCAGCTGAACTCCGAAACTTGTCTCACAGTTTAGTGGAACACAGGACCTTTCAACCAGTCACATGGTAGAAAAAaactttactgtttatttatttatttatttcagctgACTTTCCTCTCTGTCATGATGCTGATAACATGAATGTAATTTATCTTATTTTTCAATAACGCCTAAACTGATATCACTTTTTATGGTTTTGTTAAAGATATTAAAAGTGCCAAATGTCAAGCGTTGTGCGTGTGCGATGCTGGAAAAAGTATTGATCCAGAATTAAGTCCATACTGCTGTATGTGTTGATTGAAAACTCTTCTCGAATTCAAAAACACTGAATCCTGATGTGATgaagtttattttgttttttttaggattcAATTTTCTCATAATTTCAGTATTTAAacagggggaggaggggaagaCAGCTGAAAGAGCCCAGGTACCATTTCAGAGTAAATCTGACCCTAAATCAGACACACAGGAAGCGAGGGGGATGcatttgtcaaataaataaataaattataggGCTTGCCTTCCAAGTGTCTCTAATGCATTTTTGGAAAAGGATTAAAATGTCACGTTGTAGGAAGAATATCTGCACTGCAGCTCTAATTGTGAAGATGGGTCTCATAGAaccaatgtttttatttttttgtaaatactgATTAACTGTCGCAATGCAAGTGTGCAAATATTATGTACTGGATGTGTTTGAACATTTTATTGTCACTGTAACAACACTGTTTATATTTTCTAGACTTTTTCAAATAAATTATTCATATGTAAGTATTTGCCACGCTGCTGAAATCTTGAAACCGCATTTGattgatgtgttttctttaattttttcaaATCTGAGACAAAAGCGGATTCGAGTTGTGGTGCTGAAAACAGAGAACGGTACAAAATCCATTGTCTTTTATCTTGAAATCCCTTTGTATTTGGCTTGTCTTTCTGCCAAATTTCTATCCTGCTGATGGGTCTTTACTAACAGATATGTTTTTGACTCAAGAGAACACATGCTGCTCACACTGTGTTTCATTTTGAGTTAACTTTGAACctaaaaagaataaaaccaGGATCATTCAGCTGTACCAGCTGTCTACAGTGGAGTATAGTTAGAGATTAGACAGCTGCAGGTTCTCTGCCAGTTCCACCATTTGAAATTGCTCTTTGTGTCTAAACAGAGAAAGGAAGCGTGCCATCTCCAGACACCAGCCCATTCATTTCCTTGTAGAGCTGCTCTCTTGAGATAAATGCTGGAAGTAGTTTCTGAGGAGGAACTCGTTGCATGATTCATGGAGAATCACTGATTGACTGTGATTTTCCTGCCTTTCAAATGCTAACATTGCATCCATCCTCCTATGGAGGCTGCAATTGTACCCCTTTGGGAGCTATGGGCTTTAATGCTTAAATGCTGCTGAAGAAAGCCTCACCAGAGtgaaggaaaatatgcaatttgAGTGGAACGGTCATGGTGCTCTGTGAGTAGTACTATTAAATCTGAGGTGAAATTGTCCCcttaataatgtatttttagaCACCCAGTCCTCCCCATACTTCCTGTAGCTGCTCTATAGCTGCTGACACCAGGGATATCTCAGCGTGGCCCAAAGAATTGATCTACACATCCAGCTGAGGAGAAACAGGATTTAAAATGCATGGAGAAAAGATTGGCCCTTTTTCTTTGAACTTAATCTGCAAGGCTACACAAACTGGCCATAAAGCAAAGCTCTATGACACCCGGGGAGATGTGCTTCATCTGTTTTTCCATCCACACCCTGACACACAAAGCTGCAATTGGCCTGAGTCAGCCGTCAGCTAATTACCCATTTATTTGCACTCAATACCGCCAACCCCTTTCTGTCTCCTTAACTGGGCTGACAAATTTAGGTCTTATCAATACGGGTCACAAATATGAGATGTATGCGGCTGCTGGGAAATGTAAAATAGCGCACTGTGCAATCTACACCAGTGGTTCCTAACCTATATTGTTAGgcaaaaatcacatttcaagTGTctcctggttgggaatcactttTCTACGCTGTCCTGGGCATACATGACAGAAGTGCAGATGTCAGAGTAGATGCAAGAGGagctcacacacatttatataaaaacattaaaacattttatatttaaaaaaacacacacacacaattaagcCAAGATGTTAAAAGGTGAAGTAACCATTTTTATTCTGTGAATGGTTTGTGGTCATTTGGCGAGGGGGTGCACGTTGACATCTGTCACACCGACAGCTCCTGGAAAGAAGGGCAACACTTTGACGTCTTCTTTGACGTTTTTTGGAATGGAAATTTCCAACttgttttcagatgttttttttacagtttgttttttctttttcttttttcaagtgtttttccttttatttgagAGTGTAAGCTCCTCTTGCATCAGGTCCTGTTGGGAGTTGAAACGTGGAAGCAGCGGGGCAGTGATGAGTGATTTGCATGTGTGCGGATAACAGAAAGAAGATATTTTCTCTCTCAGCATACTAAAGTACAATAGCATGATAAACTACAAATTCTGTTGAGGTGGAGTTGGAGGTTTGttagcaggaagaggaagaaaatcACCCTCAAGCTGAGCGGTTCAAAGCTTGA harbors:
- the si:ch73-62b13.1 gene encoding carbohydrate sulfotransferase 1 isoform X1, whose protein sequence is MREGCRARGGGRMECSWKTVLLLVCASLGVQYTAIRTLRDSLSGPCQGTYRCQTRHHRDSRWRALCDDSWMPVESPRKHILLFATTRSGSSFTGQLLNQHPGIFYVFEPLYHVQQAFTNSSSRLRRTLDRRALLGAYRDLLLNLYTCDLHFMENYIRPEPRDHVTSSYFRRSSSHALCSPPVCSEGGDVAASDLPDETWCPKKCGALNLTLASMSCLSREHVAIKTVRVPEVGDLRTLTEDPRLDLKIIHLVRDPRAILASRMMAFSDQFRAWKIWNATGRQPRYVDLTQITSTCKDMAASAETGLQRPAWLRGRYLLVRYEDLAFKPKDKATEIYRFVGLEMEDRVRLWIAKNTNSNGSSPSEWNYRYSTTRDSRATAESWRRRLGFDIVRTVQNLCNDTLALLGYKQVHSAAELRNLSHSLVEHRTFQPVTW
- the si:ch73-62b13.1 gene encoding carbohydrate sulfotransferase 1 isoform X2, producing MECSWKTVLLLVCASLGVQYTAIRTLRDSLSGPCQGTYRCQTRHHRDSRWRALCDDSWMPVESPRKHILLFATTRSGSSFTGQLLNQHPGIFYVFEPLYHVQQAFTNSSSRLRRTLDRRALLGAYRDLLLNLYTCDLHFMENYIRPEPRDHVTSSYFRRSSSHALCSPPVCSEGGDVAASDLPDETWCPKKCGALNLTLASMSCLSREHVAIKTVRVPEVGDLRTLTEDPRLDLKIIHLVRDPRAILASRMMAFSDQFRAWKIWNATGRQPRYVDLTQITSTCKDMAASAETGLQRPAWLRGRYLLVRYEDLAFKPKDKATEIYRFVGLEMEDRVRLWIAKNTNSNGSSPSEWNYRYSTTRDSRATAESWRRRLGFDIVRTVQNLCNDTLALLGYKQVHSAAELRNLSHSLVEHRTFQPVTW